One window from the genome of Enterobacter asburiae encodes:
- the fdhF gene encoding formate dehydrogenase subunit alpha, whose product MKKIASVCPYCGAGCKLNLVVENNRIIRAEAAEGVTNQGTLCLKGFYGWDFLNDTRLLTPRLTQPMIRYHKGEAFTPVTWEEAIRYTAHRLSSIKAQHGPRSIMTTGSSRGTGNETNYVMQKFARAVLNTNNVDCCARVCHGPSVAGLQETLGNGAMSNSINDIENSKCLLVFGYNCADSHPIVARRVLKARENGAKIIVCDPRRIETARIADQHLQLKNGSNMALVNAFGYVLLEEELYDKSYVARFTEGLEAYRQTVKDYAPEKVEHLTGIAARDVRQAMRTFAAAPSATVMWGMGVTQFGQAVDVVKGLSSLALLTGNLGRPAVGVGPVRGQNNVQGACDMGVLPNMFPGYQDVTDPAVRQKFADAWGIDVNKMDDRVGTRITEVPHLALEGKVKAYYIMGEDPLQTEADLGLVRSGFEALDFVVVQDIFMTKTAEVADVLLPATSWGEHGGVFTCADRGFQRFGKAIEASGNVKRDWEIISLLATEMGYPMHYDSNQQIWDEMRELCPLFYGVTYEKMGEMGHVQWPCPTLDHPGTPYLYKDNQFDTPTGKGQLFAAPWRAPAETPDADFPLVLCTVREVGHYSCRSMTGNCAALQSLADEPGRVQMHPADAEKLGITDGQLVWVRSRRGKVITRASISERINAGAVYMTYQWWIGACNELTQDNLDPISKTPETKYCAVQLEAIEDQRWAEDFAASAYQSMKSRLISAVNV is encoded by the coding sequence ATGAAAAAGATCGCCAGCGTCTGCCCTTACTGCGGTGCAGGCTGTAAATTAAACCTTGTCGTTGAAAATAACCGTATCATCCGTGCCGAAGCGGCAGAGGGCGTCACAAACCAGGGCACCCTGTGTCTGAAGGGCTTTTACGGTTGGGACTTCCTCAACGATACCCGTCTGCTCACCCCGCGCCTGACTCAGCCGATGATCCGCTACCACAAAGGCGAGGCGTTCACCCCCGTTACCTGGGAAGAGGCTATCCGCTACACCGCCCACAGGCTCAGCAGCATTAAAGCGCAGCACGGGCCTCGGTCGATCATGACCACCGGCTCCTCCCGCGGAACCGGCAATGAAACAAACTATGTGATGCAAAAATTTGCCCGCGCGGTGCTGAACACCAACAACGTGGACTGCTGCGCGCGCGTCTGTCACGGCCCTTCCGTGGCCGGTTTACAGGAAACCCTCGGCAACGGCGCGATGAGCAACTCAATCAACGATATTGAAAACTCAAAATGCCTGCTGGTGTTTGGCTATAACTGCGCGGACTCCCACCCTATCGTCGCCCGTCGGGTGCTGAAAGCGCGGGAAAACGGCGCGAAAATCATCGTCTGCGATCCGCGGCGAATTGAAACGGCGCGCATCGCCGACCAGCATCTGCAGCTGAAAAACGGCAGTAACATGGCGCTGGTGAACGCCTTTGGCTACGTGCTGCTGGAAGAGGAACTCTACGACAAAAGCTACGTGGCGCGCTTTACGGAGGGGCTTGAGGCCTATCGCCAGACGGTGAAAGACTATGCGCCGGAGAAGGTCGAGCATCTTACCGGCATTGCCGCCCGCGACGTTCGCCAGGCGATGCGCACCTTCGCGGCGGCCCCTTCCGCCACCGTGATGTGGGGGATGGGCGTGACCCAGTTTGGTCAGGCTGTGGATGTGGTCAAAGGGCTTTCCAGCCTGGCGCTGCTGACCGGTAACCTTGGCCGCCCCGCCGTCGGCGTCGGGCCCGTGCGCGGACAAAACAACGTTCAGGGCGCCTGCGATATGGGCGTTCTGCCGAATATGTTCCCCGGCTATCAGGATGTGACCGATCCGGCGGTCAGGCAGAAGTTCGCCGACGCGTGGGGGATTGACGTCAATAAAATGGACGATCGGGTCGGGACGCGCATTACCGAGGTGCCTCATCTGGCGCTGGAAGGCAAGGTCAAGGCCTACTACATCATGGGGGAAGATCCGCTTCAGACCGAAGCCGATCTCGGCCTCGTTCGCAGCGGTTTTGAGGCGCTCGACTTTGTCGTGGTTCAGGACATCTTTATGACCAAAACGGCAGAAGTGGCGGACGTTCTGCTCCCTGCCACCTCCTGGGGTGAACACGGCGGCGTCTTTACCTGTGCCGATCGCGGGTTCCAGCGTTTTGGCAAAGCCATTGAGGCCAGCGGCAACGTGAAGCGCGACTGGGAGATTATCAGCCTGCTCGCCACAGAGATGGGCTACCCGATGCATTATGACTCCAACCAGCAGATCTGGGATGAGATGCGCGAGCTGTGCCCTCTCTTCTACGGCGTGACGTATGAAAAAATGGGCGAGATGGGCCACGTGCAGTGGCCGTGCCCGACGCTGGATCACCCGGGAACGCCGTACCTGTACAAAGACAATCAGTTCGACACCCCAACCGGTAAAGGGCAGCTCTTTGCCGCGCCGTGGCGCGCGCCGGCGGAAACCCCGGATGCGGATTTCCCGCTAGTGCTATGTACAGTACGTGAAGTGGGACACTACTCCTGCCGCTCGATGACCGGGAACTGCGCCGCGCTGCAGAGCCTGGCCGATGAGCCGGGACGGGTGCAAATGCACCCTGCCGATGCGGAAAAACTGGGCATTACTGACGGACAACTGGTCTGGGTGCGCTCACGTCGCGGCAAAGTGATTACCCGCGCCAGCATCAGCGAGCGTATCAACGCCGGGGCCGTCTACATGACCTATCAATGGTGGATTGGCGCCTGCAACGAGCTGACCCAGGACAACCTCGACCCCATCTCCAAAACGCCGGAAACGAAGTACTGCGCGGTGCAGCTGGAGGCGATTGAGGACCAGCGCTGGGCGGAGGATTTTGCGGCGTCGGCGTATCAGTCCATGAAGTCGCGGTTGATTAGCGCGGTGAATGTCTGA
- a CDS encoding helix-turn-helix transcriptional regulator, translating to MLNILIKEPDSFFKNGLQYFLVDFFLHNFRHQIHFDTELTYDSVSAADIIILALCPGETLTCIPELKARKKGIVIGLVDDERRFSAFSSCFQDMMFISRRAPLGQVSEMLFIAWYRTQLPGYRWQHKGCFECQHKILSPQQIRVTVNFYRGLSVGQIADVLRTSDKTVFTHKYLLMQKFDLRSDYELMALIHRMVEQNAYPNKLRDHLIGYDR from the coding sequence ATGTTGAATATTCTGATTAAAGAACCGGATTCTTTTTTTAAAAATGGTCTGCAATATTTTCTTGTGGATTTCTTCTTGCATAACTTCAGGCATCAAATTCATTTTGATACTGAGCTTACTTATGACAGCGTCAGTGCCGCCGATATTATTATTCTCGCTTTATGCCCTGGGGAAACGCTGACCTGTATTCCTGAATTGAAAGCGCGAAAAAAAGGGATTGTGATTGGGCTGGTGGACGATGAACGGCGTTTTTCCGCATTTTCATCCTGTTTTCAGGATATGATGTTCATCTCCCGCCGCGCCCCGCTTGGTCAGGTTAGCGAGATGCTGTTTATTGCCTGGTACCGTACGCAGCTGCCGGGATATCGCTGGCAGCATAAAGGCTGTTTCGAGTGCCAGCATAAGATACTCTCGCCGCAGCAGATCCGCGTTACGGTGAATTTTTACAGAGGGTTATCGGTAGGGCAAATTGCGGATGTGCTCAGGACAAGTGATAAAACGGTATTCACGCATAAGTATTTGCTGATGCAAAAATTCGATCTGCGCAGTGATTACGAGCTTATGGCGCTCATTCACAGGATGGTCGAACAGAATGCCTACCCGAACAAATTGCGTGACCATCTGATCGGTTACGACAGATGA
- a CDS encoding fimbrial protein, producing MNILRTAALGATLISCHLFAADSVNVSVTGNIVASPCIFNGGNNTLDINLGNIQASNMVTPGSTSDPVPFSLLFTQCPAGTRSVTVSFTGNPDPVAGVDYYMNSGSATNVAIAMREAATDALKGTGTSITQSIAADRTATMAMQASVKSITGGATPGSISAVVVMTMQYN from the coding sequence ATGAATATTCTGCGCACGGCAGCACTCGGCGCTACATTAATCAGCTGTCATTTATTTGCGGCGGACAGTGTAAACGTCAGCGTTACCGGAAATATTGTTGCCTCCCCCTGTATCTTTAACGGTGGGAATAACACTCTGGATATTAATCTCGGCAATATTCAGGCATCCAATATGGTCACGCCGGGGTCGACATCCGATCCTGTGCCTTTTAGCCTGCTGTTTACCCAGTGTCCGGCAGGCACGCGCAGCGTTACGGTCTCCTTTACCGGTAACCCCGATCCCGTCGCGGGGGTGGATTACTATATGAACAGCGGCTCGGCCACGAACGTCGCGATTGCGATGCGCGAGGCTGCAACCGATGCGTTAAAAGGCACCGGGACAAGCATTACGCAGAGCATTGCAGCAGACAGAACCGCGACGATGGCTATGCAGGCATCAGTCAAATCTATTACCGGCGGTGCGACGCCGGGGAGCATTAGTGCCGTTGTGGTCATGACGATGCAATACAACTGA
- a CDS encoding fimbrial protein — translation MRLINIIFLLCVAAGWNSAYAGTCTTITPQESTLSIGTITVQRDVAVGTVLFSRNATLTGSYLTGCTNPLMLGFSMRYLNATPSTYGNHVYNTNVNGIGVRFSSGNYFENPTNTFSYNAQSDYVEWWGGKIELIVTGPVASGSLTPGVLGVVMLQGSDGVYRDGLTTTLLDGTINVLACSITTPQLTFPIGDISAATFGSTVGTTPAGAQNTQNLGLNCDPGANVNVSLSGIQNPDVATTSVLALTGQGNTGTAKGVGVQLLYNGTPITLNTRLPLNVTTGGQQAFPLTARYYQTQTTVEPGTANASATLNLTYQ, via the coding sequence ATGCGCTTAATTAACATCATATTCCTGCTGTGTGTCGCAGCAGGCTGGAACAGTGCTTATGCAGGAACCTGCACGACGATTACGCCGCAGGAATCAACCTTATCCATTGGCACAATTACGGTCCAGCGCGATGTCGCCGTGGGCACCGTATTATTTTCGCGAAACGCGACGTTAACCGGTTCCTATTTAACGGGATGTACCAACCCGTTAATGCTGGGTTTTAGCATGCGCTACCTTAATGCGACACCGAGTACTTACGGTAATCATGTTTATAACACCAATGTAAACGGTATCGGCGTGCGCTTTTCGTCGGGTAATTATTTTGAAAACCCGACCAATACCTTTTCGTATAACGCACAGTCTGATTATGTCGAATGGTGGGGCGGTAAAATAGAACTCATCGTTACCGGACCGGTCGCATCAGGGTCGCTGACGCCTGGCGTGCTGGGCGTGGTGATGCTGCAGGGCAGTGACGGCGTTTATCGTGATGGCCTGACGACGACGCTGCTGGACGGAACCATCAACGTGCTGGCCTGCAGCATTACAACACCGCAGCTGACGTTTCCCATCGGTGACATTTCTGCCGCGACGTTTGGGTCAACGGTAGGAACCACGCCCGCAGGCGCCCAGAATACGCAGAATCTGGGACTGAACTGCGACCCGGGCGCCAACGTCAACGTTTCGCTCAGCGGTATTCAGAACCCTGACGTGGCCACAACGAGCGTCCTCGCGCTGACGGGGCAGGGTAATACCGGCACGGCAAAAGGGGTTGGCGTTCAGTTACTCTACAACGGTACCCCCATCACGTTGAATACGCGTCTACCGCTAAACGTCACCACTGGCGGGCAGCAGGCGTTTCCTTTAACAGCGCGTTATTACCAGACGCAAACGACGGTTGAACCCGGTACCGCCAATGCGTCTGCAACCTTAAATTTGACGTATCAGTGA
- a CDS encoding fimbria/pilus outer membrane usher protein has protein sequence MATKNKKMQPARLAICIAFALANAVPAVNASDSFNAELVELDNPGMGKADLSAFESGSQAPGKYHVDIILDDQLIETSDIDFVAGKNGKENDSLQPCLSIAQLKKWGVKTALFPNLAVENATCVNLQAIPHASTDFQFSAQRLVISIPQAAIDLPARGYVPPEQWDEGIAAAMLNYSLSGANTWVKQNESKNTNSQYANLRPGINLGPWRLRNYTTWSRDESGQDKWDTVYTYAQRAIIPLKAQLTLGDSSAPADVFDSMPFRGGQLASDDDMLPDSLKGYAPVVRGIARTNAQVIVRQNGYQIYQSYVAPGAFEITDMYPTGGAGDLDVTVKEADGSEQHFTLPYASLPVLQREGRLKYAVTGGQYRSYSSSVDKTPFGQITGIYGLPYGLTLYGGLQESSKYQSIATGLGKNMGDFGAISADMTQAWSTPQGGEKSNGQSWRARYSKNFVGTGTHFSIAGYRYSTSGYYGMQEILDSYGDSSALQGRRRNRAELTMSQTLGGNLGSLTLSAAREDYWNSGQTMASYSLGYNNYWHNISYGLTWTYSKNGSAGSYDDNKRYDKDRLLAFNVSIPLEKFLPQTWANYGVSASKNNGTTQNVGLNGVALENHALNWSVQQGYGSDGVGYTGNMNGDYKGTYGEVTAGYSYDKNSERLNYGLQGGILAHREGITLSQPLGETNVLISAPGAHDVDIRNQPGVRTDYRGYTVVSNLSVYRKNDITLAPESLPDDVELDINTRTVTPTRGAIVLAGYKAKVGRRALFNLLHNGQFVPFGATASLNGADGSSVIVGDRGQAYLTGLDTQGTVFVSWGAESDRQCRAPYVLSPQPSAGGITEINVNCL, from the coding sequence ATGGCAACGAAAAATAAAAAAATGCAACCCGCGCGGCTGGCGATATGTATCGCCTTCGCGCTGGCTAATGCAGTACCCGCGGTTAACGCCAGTGATTCTTTTAACGCCGAGCTGGTAGAGCTGGATAATCCGGGAATGGGTAAAGCCGATTTATCTGCGTTTGAATCAGGTTCGCAGGCACCAGGGAAATACCATGTTGATATCATTCTTGACGACCAGCTTATTGAGACCAGCGATATTGATTTTGTTGCCGGAAAAAACGGGAAGGAAAACGACAGCCTGCAGCCTTGCCTGAGCATTGCACAGCTAAAAAAATGGGGCGTCAAAACGGCGCTGTTTCCCAACCTGGCTGTAGAAAACGCAACCTGCGTTAACCTGCAGGCGATCCCTCATGCCAGTACGGATTTTCAGTTTAGCGCACAGCGGCTGGTTATCAGCATTCCTCAGGCCGCAATCGATCTGCCTGCGAGAGGATATGTCCCACCAGAGCAGTGGGATGAGGGGATCGCCGCCGCGATGCTGAACTACAGCCTGAGTGGCGCAAACACCTGGGTGAAACAGAACGAGAGTAAAAACACCAACAGTCAATATGCCAACCTGCGCCCGGGTATCAACCTTGGGCCGTGGCGACTGCGAAATTACACCACCTGGTCGCGGGATGAGAGCGGTCAGGACAAATGGGATACCGTCTACACCTATGCACAGCGGGCCATTATTCCGCTCAAGGCGCAGCTCACCCTGGGGGATAGCTCCGCCCCAGCCGACGTGTTCGACAGCATGCCGTTTCGCGGCGGACAGCTGGCTTCAGACGACGACATGCTCCCGGATTCGCTCAAAGGCTATGCGCCCGTGGTGCGGGGTATCGCGCGTACCAATGCGCAGGTCATTGTTCGCCAGAATGGCTACCAGATTTATCAGAGCTACGTGGCGCCGGGCGCTTTTGAGATTACCGATATGTACCCCACGGGGGGCGCGGGCGATCTGGATGTCACCGTTAAGGAAGCGGACGGCAGCGAGCAGCATTTCACCCTGCCTTATGCCTCATTACCGGTTTTGCAGCGTGAAGGGCGCCTGAAATATGCGGTGACCGGGGGGCAGTACCGTTCTTATAGCAGCAGCGTTGATAAGACCCCGTTTGGGCAAATCACCGGGATTTATGGGTTGCCGTATGGCCTGACGCTCTATGGCGGGCTGCAGGAGTCGAGTAAATATCAGTCGATCGCCACCGGGCTTGGGAAAAACATGGGGGATTTCGGCGCGATTTCTGCGGACATGACCCAGGCCTGGTCCACCCCGCAGGGTGGTGAGAAATCCAACGGCCAGTCCTGGCGGGCGCGATACAGTAAAAACTTTGTGGGGACAGGAACCCATTTTTCGATTGCGGGCTACCGCTACTCGACCAGCGGTTACTACGGAATGCAGGAGATCCTTGATTCGTACGGCGACAGCTCCGCGCTTCAGGGCCGACGCCGCAACCGGGCCGAACTTACGATGAGCCAGACGCTGGGCGGTAATCTTGGCTCGCTGACGCTGAGCGCGGCCCGCGAAGACTACTGGAATTCGGGTCAAACGATGGCGTCATACAGCCTGGGTTACAACAACTACTGGCACAACATCAGTTATGGACTCACCTGGACCTACAGTAAAAACGGCAGCGCGGGTTCATACGATGACAATAAACGGTACGACAAAGATCGGTTGCTGGCCTTTAACGTCAGCATTCCTCTGGAGAAGTTTTTGCCGCAAACCTGGGCTAACTATGGCGTGAGCGCCAGCAAGAATAACGGCACCACGCAGAACGTCGGCCTGAACGGCGTGGCGCTGGAAAACCACGCCCTGAACTGGAGCGTGCAGCAGGGATACGGGTCGGACGGCGTTGGCTACACGGGCAATATGAATGGTGATTATAAGGGAACCTACGGCGAAGTGACGGCGGGCTACAGCTACGACAAAAACAGCGAGCGGCTTAACTACGGCTTACAGGGGGGCATTCTCGCTCACAGAGAGGGGATTACGCTTTCGCAGCCCCTGGGTGAGACCAATGTTCTGATTAGCGCGCCGGGCGCGCACGACGTCGATATTCGCAATCAGCCGGGTGTCAGAACGGATTACCGCGGATATACGGTGGTCAGCAATCTCTCCGTATACCGTAAAAATGACATCACCCTTGCCCCGGAAAGCCTGCCGGATGATGTTGAGCTGGATATTAATACCCGGACGGTGACGCCCACTCGCGGCGCGATCGTTTTGGCCGGCTATAAGGCGAAGGTGGGGCGACGGGCGTTATTTAATTTACTGCATAACGGCCAGTTTGTTCCCTTTGGCGCAACGGCAAGCCTGAATGGCGCCGACGGCAGCAGCGTTATTGTTGGCGATAGAGGTCAGGCTTATCTCACCGGTCTGGACACACAGGGAACCGTCTTCGTCTCGTGGGGAGCGGAGAGCGATCGGCAATGCCGCGCACCGTACGTGCTTTCCCCGCAGCCTTCGGCAGGCGGAATTACCGAAATTAACGTCAATTGTCTTTAG
- a CDS encoding fimbrial biogenesis chaperone — protein MNVISKTLLSAAVMTASLSQAFAGVVIGGTRVIFDGGKKEASISVNNVDAAPYLIQSWVDMPEGNANKAPFIVTPPLYRLNGGQQNIERILFSGSLPQDKESLFWLNIKAIPSATKQANALQIAVKTRIKLIYRPAGLKASTPDEQASKLTWSRSGNKLQVTNPTPYVINFNEISIGGKKLEDVTWVDPGKVAIFSLPPGTAGNQIIFKVINDYGSPGITHQASF, from the coding sequence ATGAATGTTATTAGCAAAACCCTGCTGAGCGCGGCGGTGATGACTGCTTCGCTGTCACAAGCGTTTGCCGGGGTCGTGATTGGCGGTACCCGCGTAATTTTTGATGGCGGGAAAAAAGAGGCGTCCATTAGCGTAAATAATGTGGATGCAGCCCCTTATTTAATTCAGTCCTGGGTCGACATGCCAGAGGGTAATGCTAATAAAGCGCCATTTATCGTCACGCCCCCCCTGTACAGACTGAACGGTGGCCAGCAAAATATTGAGCGTATTTTATTCTCTGGATCGCTACCGCAGGATAAAGAGAGCCTGTTCTGGTTAAATATTAAAGCGATACCGTCAGCCACAAAACAGGCAAACGCGTTGCAAATTGCCGTTAAAACCCGCATCAAGCTCATTTATCGTCCGGCAGGTCTGAAGGCGTCAACGCCTGATGAACAGGCGAGTAAATTAACCTGGTCGCGGAGCGGAAATAAACTTCAGGTTACTAATCCCACGCCGTACGTCATTAACTTTAATGAAATAAGTATTGGCGGAAAAAAGCTGGAGGATGTCACCTGGGTGGACCCTGGCAAAGTGGCCATATTTAGCCTGCCACCGGGCACCGCGGGTAATCAGATTATATTTAAAGTGATCAATGATTACGGCAGCCCGGGAATAACGCATCAGGCCAGCTTTTAA
- a CDS encoding fimbrial protein: MKKNIILAMVVTGSALMVGNAFAAAGTVNFNGNILDSACDVAVASQNQVVVLGDYNKTEFPATGSRTAATKFDIVLKNCPVTVTSAKVRFDGTPDLTNADLLAIDTSVVGAATGVAINLMTADKADLPLHGSNSYSYVLSSTADNTLNFYAQYISTAAAVTAGPANSVANFSVVYN, from the coding sequence ATGAAAAAGAACATTATTTTAGCGATGGTTGTGACAGGTTCTGCCTTAATGGTGGGCAATGCTTTCGCTGCTGCAGGAACCGTTAACTTTAATGGTAACATCCTGGATTCAGCCTGTGATGTGGCGGTTGCCTCTCAAAATCAGGTGGTAGTATTAGGCGATTACAATAAAACAGAATTTCCGGCAACAGGCTCCAGAACTGCGGCAACGAAATTCGATATTGTCCTGAAGAACTGCCCGGTCACGGTCACCAGTGCCAAAGTCCGTTTTGACGGTACGCCTGACCTGACTAACGCCGATCTGCTGGCTATTGATACCTCCGTCGTCGGCGCGGCAACGGGTGTTGCTATTAATTTGATGACCGCGGATAAAGCGGATCTGCCGCTGCACGGCAGTAACAGCTATAGCTATGTGTTAAGCAGCACCGCCGATAATACGCTGAATTTCTACGCGCAGTATATTTCAACAGCGGCAGCGGTGACCGCCGGTCCTGCAAACTCCGTCGCTAACTTCTCCGTTGTTTATAACTAG
- a CDS encoding helix-turn-helix domain-containing protein, whose product MNTRLTTPLNNHESTVLGLKPFIHIDTLIKSVLPASNRMIICRGETVHYYKDDVRQCFLLLQGSVALHRRGDGIVLNSESAPFILGVSSQFSSEHLYVRALETAEIARVSLETFNQIVSQQDLWEHFSKLLIYTASRVYEHCAQISQMSAYDIIRFQLVELMQEPDAIRKNTTAAAYIKSRTYLSRSGIMRILAELRTGKYITMERGVLLDIHHLPRKY is encoded by the coding sequence ATGAATACACGTTTAACCACGCCATTGAATAACCACGAATCAACCGTTCTTGGTTTAAAACCGTTTATCCATATCGATACCCTGATTAAATCAGTGCTGCCAGCTTCGAACAGAATGATCATCTGTCGGGGAGAAACCGTACATTATTATAAAGATGATGTGCGCCAGTGTTTTTTACTTCTCCAGGGCAGCGTGGCGCTTCATCGTCGCGGCGACGGTATTGTTTTAAACTCTGAATCAGCACCGTTTATTCTGGGCGTCAGCAGTCAATTTTCTTCGGAGCATCTCTACGTCAGGGCTCTGGAGACGGCAGAAATTGCCCGCGTGTCGCTGGAGACGTTTAATCAGATTGTTTCACAGCAGGATTTATGGGAGCACTTTTCAAAGCTGCTAATTTATACCGCCTCACGGGTGTATGAGCATTGCGCGCAAATATCACAAATGTCCGCCTATGACATTATTCGCTTCCAGCTTGTTGAGCTCATGCAGGAGCCCGATGCCATACGGAAAAATACGACGGCGGCCGCGTACATCAAAAGCCGGACGTATCTTTCACGCAGTGGAATTATGCGTATTCTGGCAGAGCTGAGGACAGGGAAGTACATCACAATGGAGCGTGGGGTGCTGCTTGACATTCACCATCTGCCGCGAAAATATTGA
- a CDS encoding helix-turn-helix domain-containing protein, with product MSLPEKSQRGSPYAQELISHLLPDCTTHRAARGERLDLQINGQGMCYLILEGTIAIYRRSDDMMLSTARSPAVFGLANLSDIYFNDYIKTVSPCLIGTLTAERVNAIIQEKALWGLLSKQLMFVYSRLYNNVMPQGAPTAYEMIRQQLVKLMEEDESYRLSVTAERYIREKTQLSRSGVMRILADLKTGGFIEMEEGRLIKINKLPARY from the coding sequence ATGTCCCTTCCAGAAAAGTCTCAACGGGGTTCTCCCTACGCGCAAGAGCTTATTTCACACCTGTTGCCTGATTGCACAACCCATCGCGCCGCCCGCGGCGAGCGGCTGGACCTGCAAATCAACGGTCAGGGCATGTGCTATTTAATTCTTGAAGGCACCATCGCCATCTACAGAAGAAGCGATGACATGATGCTGTCTACGGCCCGCAGCCCCGCGGTGTTCGGCCTCGCTAACCTCTCCGATATCTATTTCAATGATTATATTAAGACCGTCAGCCCTTGTCTGATAGGAACGCTCACCGCCGAGAGGGTGAATGCTATTATTCAAGAGAAGGCGCTTTGGGGACTGCTTTCTAAACAGCTCATGTTTGTGTACAGCCGTCTTTATAACAACGTGATGCCGCAGGGCGCGCCGACGGCGTATGAGATGATTCGCCAGCAGCTGGTCAAGCTGATGGAGGAAGATGAGAGCTATCGGCTCAGCGTGACGGCGGAAAGGTATATCAGGGAGAAAACCCAGCTCTCCCGCAGCGGCGTGATGCGCATTCTGGCGGATTTAAAAACCGGCGGATTCATCGAGATGGAAGAAGGCAGGCTCATTAAAATCAATAAACTCCCCGCCCGATACTGA
- a CDS encoding YdiH family protein, giving the protein MDTEITPTQLAIEYLRRDKSNLSPAQYLKKLKQLELEFTDLLALSSNELKEEIYFAWRLGVHVH; this is encoded by the coding sequence ATGGATACTGAAATAACCCCAACACAGCTGGCAATTGAATATTTACGTCGCGATAAGAGCAACCTGTCTCCGGCGCAGTACCTGAAAAAGCTGAAACAGCTTGAGCTGGAATTTACAGATTTGCTGGCGCTCTCTTCGAATGAACTGAAAGAAGAGATCTACTTTGCCTGGCGGTTGGGCGTTCACGTCCATTGA
- the menI gene encoding 1,4-dihydroxy-2-naphthoyl-CoA hydrolase has translation MIWKRAVTLQALNAMGEGNMVGLLDIQFIRIGDDEIEATMPVDSRTHQPFGLLHGGASVVLAETLGSVAGYLCTEGEQKVVGLEVNANHIRSVRSGRVRGVCRALHAGSRHQVWQIDILDEQDRLCCSSRLTTAVV, from the coding sequence ATGATCTGGAAACGTGCAGTGACGCTGCAGGCGCTAAACGCCATGGGCGAGGGGAATATGGTGGGGCTGCTGGATATCCAGTTCATTCGCATTGGCGACGATGAGATTGAGGCTACCATGCCCGTCGACAGTCGCACCCACCAGCCGTTTGGTTTATTGCACGGCGGAGCATCCGTCGTGCTGGCCGAAACGCTGGGCTCGGTGGCGGGGTATCTCTGTACCGAAGGGGAGCAGAAGGTTGTCGGGCTCGAGGTGAATGCTAACCACATTCGCTCGGTGCGCAGCGGGCGCGTGCGCGGTGTTTGCCGCGCGCTGCACGCCGGAAGCCGCCATCAGGTGTGGCAGATAGATATTCTCGATGAGCAGGATCGCCTGTGCTGCTCGTCGCGGCTAACCACGGCGGTTGTGTAA